The DNA segment TCCTGGAGCGCCCCCGGGCGCTGGGGATGGGCCTGGAGTTCTGGAACCAGCTCCTCCTCCTCGCGCTGCTCGGGCTCCTGTGGCCCTTCCGCGAGGCCGTGCCGGGCGGCGCCTGGATCCTGGGCTTCCTGGCGGTGGGGATCGTGTGGGTCCTGGACCTCCTCCTGCCCGCCCTGATCATCTCCGGCAATCCCGCCCGCTGGCTGAACCTCCTCTTCCCCCTCTACGCGCCCATCCAGCCGCTCCTGGCGATCCTGGTGGATCCCGTGGTCCGGCGCATCGACCGCAAGATCGGGCAGGCGGAGCCGGAGCAGCCCACCGAGGAAGCCGTCACCGCCCTCCTGGAGGAAGGCGAGGCCGAGGGCATCCTGGAGGCCGAGGACCGGGAGCTCATCCGGAACGTGGTCACCTTCGGCGACACGCTGGTGCGCGAAGTGATGATGCCGCGCACCCGGATCGTGGCCCTCTCCGTGGACGCCACGGTGGAGGAGGCCTGGGCCACCTTCGCGGACAGCCGCCATTCCCGGCTTCCCCTCTACGACGGCGGCATCGACCACATCCGCGGTGTCCTCCTGCTGAAGGATCTCCTCCAGCTTCCGGACGGCGCCCAGACGCCCCTGGCCGGCCTCATGAAGCCCCCCCACTTCGTCCCCGAGAGCAAGCCCGTGGCCGACCTCCTGCGGGATCTCCAGCGGGCCTGCACGCGGATGGCCCTGGTGGTGGACGAGTTCGGCGGCGTGTCCGGCCTCGTCACCCTGGAGGACCTGCTGGAGGAGGTCATCGGGGAGATCCGCGACGAGCACGAGACGCCCGCGGAGGTGGTGGAACAGGCCCCCGGGCGCTGGCTCGTCTCCGGCCAGGCCCACGTGGAGGACGTGGCCCAGCACCTGGGGATGACCTGGGAGCGGGACGGGTTCGACACCCTGGCCGGGCTCGTCCTCGCCACCCTGGGCCGGATTCCCCGCTCCCACGAATCCGTGGACGTCGACGGCGCCCGCCTGACCGTGATGCGGATGGAAGGCGCGCGGATCGTGCAGGTGAGGGTGGAAAAAGTGGAACCGCCCACCGGTCCCGAAGACGCCGCCGACGTCCGTCCCCCGCGCTAGGCGGGCAAAGCGGTTCCTGTCGCCGATCCCCAGCCGTTAGGCTGGAGTTCGGAGTTTCCGCATGATCCGCCGCGTCCTCATCGTCCTGGCCATCCTCGGCCTGCCCTTCGCCCTGCTGCTCACCCGCCGGGCGCAGCGGAAGGCCCTGGTTCCCCAGCCCCGGGGGATGGTCCTCGGCCTCTACGCCGGGATCCCCGACTACGACTACGCCGAGGAGCTGGACCGGATCGCGGCGACGGGCGCCACCTGCGTCAGCCTCCAGGCCATTTACCGGATGGACACGGGCCAGAGCACCGAGATCCGGCGCCATCCCACCTCCAGCCCCACGGAGGAGAGCCTGCGGCGGACCTTCCGCCAGGCCCGGGTCCGCGGCCTCCGGATGATGTTCTTTCCCACCATCAACCTGCGGGACGAGGCCAGCAACGCCGACTGGTGGCGGGGGAACATCGAACCCACGGACTGGGACCTGTGGTGGCGGAACTACGCCGACTTCAACGTCCACCTGGCGGCCCTGGCCCAGGAGGGCGGGGTGGAGTGGTACAGCCTGGGGACCGAAATGGCCTCCACCCACCCCTTCCCGGACCAGTGGCGGCGGGTGGCGTCGGACGTGCGGCGGGTCTTCAAGGGCAAGCTCGTCTACAGCGTGAACTTCGACAGCCACGACACCTTCACCTTCGGTGACTGCCTGGACGTCATTGGGATCAACACCTACGATCCCATCGCCAAGTACGACGAATATCCCCGGGCGGACCAGATCCGGGACGCCTGGTGGTGGATCGTCTACAAGGCCCGGACGCTCTCCGCCCGGTTCGCCGACGCCAAGGGGCCCAAGCCCGTGATGATCACCGAGGTGGGCTACCCCAGCGTGGCCCACGCCCACGTCGGCCCCTGGGACTTCCGCACGGAGAAGCCCGTGGATCTGGCCCTCCAGAACGAGCTGCTGAAGGGCGCCTTCGGGGTGCTGCGGCACTGGAGCGACGGCGACGCCGTGTTCTTCTACCTCTACGGGGAGAACCTCAATGACAAGCCCATCGGCGGCCCCCGGGACCGCACCTACGCCGTGTGGGGCAAGCCCGCCGAGGCCACCGTTCGGACCTACTTCCACGAGCCCATCTGGGAGGGCCACATCCCGCCCAAGTCCGAGAACCTCCACGAGGCCATGGTCCAGTCCCTGGTGAGCTGGGGGCGGAAGCTGCGGGACTACGAGGACGCCGAACTGCCCCCCTGGGTGGTGGACTGGCAGGCCCGCCATCCCGCCGACGCGGCCGAAGCCCGCGCGGTGCTGGCCGCGGAACCCGTCCCTCCCCGCAAGATCCCCAAGGGGGAAGCCCGCTGAGGCTATCCTTCACCCAGGCGCCATGACCTCCTTCCGCCCTCCCTTTCCTCCGCAGCCCGAGGGTCCCGCCCGGACCCTTTTGGTCGTGGACGACGATCGGGCCACCCTCAGCCTCTACCGGGCAGGGCTGAAGGGCCTC comes from the Geothrix sp. 21YS21S-4 genome and includes:
- a CDS encoding hemolysin family protein, with protein sequence MADPGGSAPSFWLFLAAAALLIYRFGTTALLSAFHAMPSLQRRRMLEEGAVRDPSLALLLERPRALGMGLEFWNQLLLLALLGLLWPFREAVPGGAWILGFLAVGIVWVLDLLLPALIISGNPARWLNLLFPLYAPIQPLLAILVDPVVRRIDRKIGQAEPEQPTEEAVTALLEEGEAEGILEAEDRELIRNVVTFGDTLVREVMMPRTRIVALSVDATVEEAWATFADSRHSRLPLYDGGIDHIRGVLLLKDLLQLPDGAQTPLAGLMKPPHFVPESKPVADLLRDLQRACTRMALVVDEFGGVSGLVTLEDLLEEVIGEIRDEHETPAEVVEQAPGRWLVSGQAHVEDVAQHLGMTWERDGFDTLAGLVLATLGRIPRSHESVDVDGARLTVMRMEGARIVQVRVEKVEPPTGPEDAADVRPPR